Genomic window (Nitrospirales bacterium LBB_01):
ACCTCAAACGTGCAATCATCTCCGATATGAGTAAACTCCCCGCCAACCACATCAAAATAGATTGTATCAGAGGCAGCCGATAAGTCCATCTTACTTTCGTCCTCAAACGCAATAACTGCGTCCTTATCAATAAATCTCCTGATAAGCCAACTTGAAGACAGTCTGTCAATGTAGGGCTTTTTCCTCGTCACCCAACGTCTGCCGCCAAAATCCTCAATTTTTCGGAGCTCAATTTTCCGTGTTTTTTCCGATGATGCAGGATTCAAATGAAAAATCACAGCCTCTTTGAGTTCATTCAATCTATCCTCTATTGTCTTTGTTTTATAGAGGTTAAAAAAGTCTATTTTTTTAATCTCTTCAAACTCGCTATATAACTTATTTAAGCGCTCAAGAATCTTTTGAAAACTGTTAACGCAGGTAGAATCAGAAGACATCTTAGCATTAATAAAGTTTCTGTCAATTTCATCAAGGTGTTTTTCGTGTTTTTCGTAATCGCCCTCTCTAACTGTATCAAACAATTTAATAACGTCGTTGTCTTTGATGTTTTCAAACTTTTCAACTACAACGAAACCACCGTCCCCTCCGACAGAGTCAACCTCGCTTAGCAGCCACTGAAAGAATTCGTAATGCGCCTCTGTAAATGGGAGAACATATACGGAATTTTTAAACTGAATGGCACCAGCCTTAGCAAGCCGCCTCCAAACCTTAACCCTGTTGTTAAC
Coding sequences:
- a CDS encoding chromate resistance protein, which codes for MLHENRRWLLFFYTVSASPVNNRVKVWRRLAKAGAIQFKNSVYVLPFTEAHYEFFQWLLSEVDSVGGDGGFVVVEKFENIKDNDVIKLFDTVREGDYEKHEKHLDEIDRNFINAKMSSDSTCVNSFQKILERLNKLYSEFEEIKKIDFFNLYKTKTIEDRLNELKEAVIFHLNPASSEKTRKIELRKIEDFGGRRWVTRKKPYIDRLSSSWLIRRFIDKDAVIAFEDESKMDLSAASDTIYFDVVGGEFTHIGDDCTFEVLVKSFSIKDAAVKHIAELVHEIDMKDGKYRSVESAGVEKIISGMRKRVKTDEDLVNKATEIFDFLYESKK